A genomic stretch from Clavelina lepadiformis chromosome 5, kaClaLepa1.1, whole genome shotgun sequence includes:
- the LOC143461292 gene encoding programmed cell death protein 4-like, with the protein MEMDTDASTNTMQSTNFNIDRQQVKEKKRTRRDSAKTKDHQNGVLASTNGTNAITNGAVKRAGKLGDRKSRSLYGRGLPKKGGGGGKGTWGKLGDEIEPHLALDNHDPNYDSEEQDADIMYKPVKPKWSREETEKTVIPILNEYFEHAQKMEAIDALSHLNIDDEKPMVVVCLITLAMEKKSEFRELASQLVKSFLDNSQAAENGNNSSSSNSSFMTENELERGFDSLRLCLADLKLDTPDAAEVLGKFIARAIFDGVLSRDIIKVFQTTQTTDEDLENKLSRSCALEADCLLKIRHNNLKYVWGVGGGIQPLEVLKQKMAALLKEYLSSGDSEEAMRCVRDLDVPHFHHEVVYEAIVMAIEVSTKRAISMLVHLLKRFSDTAIITTDQLVQGFVRVYSEMPDINLDVPNAYFFLEQLVDTCYELKVINLKLKVQAPSRSRKRFVSEGDGGRFKTFGDNYFDLV; encoded by the exons ATGGAGATGGACACAGATGCTAGCACCAACACTAtgcaatcaacaaattttaatattgATCGGCAACaagttaaagaaaagaaaCGAACACGCCGTGACTCAGCTAAAACTAAAGATCATCAAAATG GTGTTCTTGCGTCAACTAATGGGACAAATGCAATTACGAATGGTGCTGTAAAACGTGCTGGAAAGTTAGGTGATCGCAAATCAAGGTCATTGTATGGACGTGGACttccaaagaaag gTGGTGGTGGGGGAAAAGGTACATGGGGCAAACTTGGAGATGAAATTGAACCACATTTAGCTCTTGATAATCATGACCCTAATTACGATTCTGAGGAGCAg GATGCTGATATAATGTACAAGCCGGTTAAACCAAAATGGAGTCGTGAAGAGACAGAAAAAACTGTCATACCAATTCTTAATGAATACTTTGAGCATGCACAGAAGATGGAAGCTATT GATGCACTTAGTCATTTGAATATTGATGATGAAAAGCCTATG gtTGTTGTTTGCCTTATAACATTGGCTATGGAAAAGAAGAGTGAGTTTCGTGAATTAGCATCTCAGTTAGTCAAGTCCTTCTTGGACAATAGCCAAGCAGCTGAAAATG gCAACAATTCCAGCTCCTCAAATTCTTCTTTCATGACTGAAAATGAGTTGGAGAGAGGATTTGATTCTCTTCGTCTTTGTTTGGCAGACCTTAAACTAGACACCCCAGATGCAGCCGAG GTTCTTGGAAAATTTATAGCCCGTGCAATTTTCGACGGCGTTTTGTCCAGGGATATAATCAAAGTCTTTCAAACCACTCAAACAACTGACGAGGATCTTGAAAATAAGTTGTCACG TTCATGCGCTTTAGAGGCAGATTGTTTACTTAAAATACGTCACAACAATCTCAAGTACGTTTGGGGAGTAGGCGGTGGCATCCAGCCTCTAGAGGTGTTGAAACAAAAG ATGGCAGCATTACTGAAGGAATATCTGTCATCTGGTGACAGTGAAGAAGCGATGAGGTGTGTTCGAGACCTTGACGTACCCCACTTTCATCATGAAGTTGTGTACGAG GCTATAGTAATGGCGATTGAAGTGAGTACAAAGAGGGCAATCAGCATGCTCGTTCACCTGCTTAAGAGATTTTCAGATACAGCTATTATTACAACTGATCAACTCGTTCAG GGCTTTGTTCGTGTCTATTCCGAGATGCCTGATATCAACCTCGACGTGCCGAACGCTTATTTTTTTCTGGAACAATTGGTGGACACCTGCTACGAGCTTAAGGTTATTAACTTGAAGTTGAAGGTGCAGGCACCAAGCAG GAGCCGCAAGCGTTTCGTGAGTGAGGGTGACGGGGGACGTTTCAAGACATTTGGTGACAATTACTTCGATCTGGTTTAA